The region GCGCCAGAACTGGGCTTGCGACAAACGCAATTGCGCCCAAGGCGGCGATCAGCGATTTTCCCAAAAACTGTTCCATACTCGGTGAACTATCCTGTTTTGTGTTGTTGGGAGATTAACAGACCGGGATTCGCCTAGGCAAGCATTGAAGCAATTCGGGGCGACCGGATGTTCCGGAGATGCGACCGGATTCCTGCAAAATGTAAGGAACCACTGGGCTATGCATGTCGTTTGCAGAGTGACGCCAATCGTTTTCATAGATATTGGCGCATTTGCGCAGGGCCGGGGTCTAGCGGGTTTGCGGGGTTGGCCATATTCTGGCTTTGAGTGCGGGCATGCTGTGGCGGCATGCTTGATATTTGAGAGAATTGGGTTTTTGCATGAATATTGATCGCGTCAGCCTGTCATCGGCAGGTATGAAGGCTGCTGTTGCCGCGCTGATGGTAAGCAGTTCCACCGCTGCATTTGCGCAAGGTGTTCCAATCGTGAAGCCGGGTGCGCCCGGTGAACGGAACACCGTTCTGACAGTCGAACAGGCGAGCCAGCTTGCCGGTGCGACCTATACGCCTGCCGATGTCGATTTCATGCAGGGCATGATCGTCCACCACCAGCAAGCTGTTGAGATGGCCGCGCTGGTTGATGGCCGTACCAATAATGAAGATATCGTCGCGCTCGCCGGCCGGATCAATGCGAGCCAGAAGGACGAGATTGATTTCATGGCCGGCTGGCTTACCGACCGCGGCGAGCCTGTGGCTATGCAGATGGCGCATCATGGTGGCGATCATTCAATGCATCATGGGCACCACGAGATGATGGGCATGGCAACGCCGGCTCAAATGGCAGAGCTCGCCGCGTCTAGCGGCACGGCTTTTGACCGCCTGTTTTTGCAACTCATGATCCGTCATCATGCTGGAGCAATTGATATGGTCGATGATCTGCACAGCCAGCCAGGCGCTGCTTATGAGCCTGTGATGTTTGAGTTCACAAACGATGTTGCGGGCGATCAGAAGACTGAAGTCGAACGGATGAACGAATTGCTTGCCGGGCTGTCAGATGATCCGCGTGCCACGCTAGCTGCAGGTTTCCGTGACGCAGGTGAAGCGATCAGCAATCTGCGCTTGGTCACTGCAATGCCGAAGCCAGCTGGATTCTTTGATCCTGCAAATCCGGCTGGTCTTCAGCCGCGCATCGAAGATGATGATGAAGAGGATGCAAACCAAGACAGTGCGGACGATGGTGAAGAGGCGGAACCCCGCTTCAGTAGTCGTTCTTCGCCACTGGATTTTGCAAACACCGATATCGCGTTTTCCGGTAATATGATGGTCGCGGGCAATTATCACGGCTTCAACGCTTATGAATTGGGCGAAGATGGCGTTCCAACGCTGGTCAGTTCGATTGTGTGCCCGGGCGGACAAGGTGACGTTTCCATCGTCGGCGACATTCTCGTGATGAGTGTCCAGGACAGCCGCGCACGGCTCGATTGCGGGCTCGAAGGGGTTCAGGGCGATGTCAATGAAGAACGCTTCCGTGGTGTTCGCGTTTTCGACATTTCCGATATTCGCAATCCTGTGCAAGTCGGGCAGGTGCAGACCTGCCGCGGCTCGCACACGCACTCGATTGTCGATGCCAATGATGAACGCATAGTGCTCTATAACTCGGGCACCTCTTATGTTCGCGACGATGAAGAGCTGGAGGGTTGCTTCAACAGTGCTGGCGATGAAACTGCGCTGTTCAGCATTGACGTGATCGAGATCCCGCTCGCTGATCCGTCTGCTGCTCGCATCACGTCAAGCCCTCGCGTATTTGCAAAGGGTGGTAATATTGCGGGCCTGTGGCGTGGCGGTGACCATGGCGATGGAACGCAGGAAACCAGTGATACGAACCAGTGCCATGACATCACTGTTTTCCCGTCGTTGAACCTCGCGGCTGGTGCGTGTTCAGGCAATGGGATCATCATGGATATATCCGATCCATACAATCCGCAGCGTATCGACGATGTCACTGACACTGGCTTCGCCTATTGGCACTCGGCCACATTCAACAATGATGGTACCAAGGTGCTGTTCACGGATGAATGGGGTGGCGGTGGCCGCCCGCGCTGCCAGGCTGGTGACCCGATGAACTGGGGCGCCAACGCAATCTATGAAGTGGTAAATGGCAAGCTAGAGTTCCGCAGCAATTACAAGCTGCCTGCACCACAAAGCAGCAAGGAAAACTGCGTCGCTCATAACGGCTCGATTATCCCGGTGCCTGGGCGCGATATCTTCGTTCAGGCTTGGTATCAGGGCGGCATTTCAGTGATTGATTTCACGGACGCAAAGAACCCGAAAGAGATCGCCTTTTTTGATCGTGGACCAATCGACAACGACCAGTTGATAACGGGGGGCTATTGGTCGGCCTATTGGTACAATGGCCGTATCTATGCGACCGAGATTACTCGCGGACTTGACGTCTTTGCGCTTGAGCCGAGTGAATTCCTGACGGCAGAGGAAATTGCTGCAGCCGAAGCCGCACAATATCCGGGTGATGTGTTCAATCCGCAAACGCAGACGCAGGTAACCTGGTCTGACGAGGTGCTCGAAATGGTCCAGGCTAGCCGTAAGGGCGGTTGATCTGTTTGTTCAATGACTGGTTTGAGAAGGGCCGGAGCTTTCCGGCCCTTTTTCTTGCCCGCTGACAGGTCAGGCTGCGTCGATTGCGGCTTCGATCTTATCGATCGGCAGACCAGTCAATGTCTTGTCGATTTCGCCGGCAAGTTTGCTGCGAAGCTCTGTATGATAATGCTGGCGCATTTCACCAAGGGTCTTTGGGTCAGCAATTACCAGCACCTCTTCAATCTGCCCGCCGATGGCTTTCTGATTGAGCCATTCGGCAGCCGCGGCACCGTGAGCCAGTTCATCAAGCTGCGTTCGCCCTAACATCTACCCCAGTTGATCCTGATGCCGCACACCCGCGCTGAAATTGGTCGCCTTCAAATCGGGCGTTTCGACCAACGAAAAACCCCGCGGGACGAAAGTCCCACGGGGCTCTTCTTTTTCAGCTTTTGAAGCGTGTGGGTTGGCTTAGAAGCCGCCCATTCCGCCCATTCCGCCCATGCCGCCCATGCCGCCCATATCGGGCATGCCGCCGCCAGCCTTGTCTTCCGGAGCGTCAG is a window of Altererythrobacter rubellus DNA encoding:
- a CDS encoding host attachment protein, with the protein product MLGRTQLDELAHGAAAAEWLNQKAIGGQIEEVLVIADPKTLGEMRQHYHTELRSKLAGEIDKTLTGLPIDKIEAAIDAA
- a CDS encoding DUF305 domain-containing protein, yielding MNIDRVSLSSAGMKAAVAALMVSSSTAAFAQGVPIVKPGAPGERNTVLTVEQASQLAGATYTPADVDFMQGMIVHHQQAVEMAALVDGRTNNEDIVALAGRINASQKDEIDFMAGWLTDRGEPVAMQMAHHGGDHSMHHGHHEMMGMATPAQMAELAASSGTAFDRLFLQLMIRHHAGAIDMVDDLHSQPGAAYEPVMFEFTNDVAGDQKTEVERMNELLAGLSDDPRATLAAGFRDAGEAISNLRLVTAMPKPAGFFDPANPAGLQPRIEDDDEEDANQDSADDGEEAEPRFSSRSSPLDFANTDIAFSGNMMVAGNYHGFNAYELGEDGVPTLVSSIVCPGGQGDVSIVGDILVMSVQDSRARLDCGLEGVQGDVNEERFRGVRVFDISDIRNPVQVGQVQTCRGSHTHSIVDANDERIVLYNSGTSYVRDDEELEGCFNSAGDETALFSIDVIEIPLADPSAARITSSPRVFAKGGNIAGLWRGGDHGDGTQETSDTNQCHDITVFPSLNLAAGACSGNGIIMDISDPYNPQRIDDVTDTGFAYWHSATFNNDGTKVLFTDEWGGGGRPRCQAGDPMNWGANAIYEVVNGKLEFRSNYKLPAPQSSKENCVAHNGSIIPVPGRDIFVQAWYQGGISVIDFTDAKNPKEIAFFDRGPIDNDQLITGGYWSAYWYNGRIYATEITRGLDVFALEPSEFLTAEEIAAAEAAQYPGDVFNPQTQTQVTWSDEVLEMVQASRKGG